In one Desulfatiglans sp. genomic region, the following are encoded:
- a CDS encoding RNA pseudouridine synthase, giving the protein MTQSRRHQPAGGLSILYEDRDIIVVNKPVGLLTIGTDREKQKTAHFTLNDYVRKGNSKSSNRVYVVHRLDRETSGILVFAKSEQVKMSLQDNWDKTEKHYLVILHGNLKEKEGTISSYLIENRALRVYSTKDSLKGKLSHTAYKVIEEIKGFTMVDVNLITGRKHQIRVHFSEMGHPVVGDKKYGPDETVSKRLALHARSIMFNHPFTRKPMSFDTGVPEEFNRLFRRLNIYTVKS; this is encoded by the coding sequence ATGACACAATCAAGACGACATCAGCCTGCGGGTGGCTTATCAATCCTTTATGAGGACAGGGATATCATTGTTGTAAATAAACCTGTCGGGCTTTTAACCATTGGCACTGACCGGGAAAAGCAAAAAACAGCCCACTTTACCCTCAACGATTATGTCAGGAAAGGTAACTCAAAATCCTCAAACAGGGTATATGTGGTGCATCGTCTTGACAGGGAGACATCAGGCATACTTGTTTTTGCAAAAAGCGAACAGGTGAAGATGTCCCTGCAGGATAACTGGGATAAGACTGAAAAGCACTACCTGGTTATCCTTCATGGTAATCTGAAGGAGAAAGAAGGCACCATATCTTCATATCTTATCGAAAACAGGGCTCTAAGGGTTTATTCGACTAAAGACTCTTTAAAAGGTAAACTTTCTCATACCGCTTATAAGGTCATTGAAGAGATAAAAGGATTCACCATGGTTGATGTTAATCTTATTACAGGCCGTAAACATCAGATTCGCGTACATTTTTCAGAAATGGGCCATCCTGTGGTTGGTGATAAAAAATACGGGCCGGATGAGACTGTATCAAAGAGGCTGGCCCTCCATGCCCGTTCTATTATGTTTAATCACCCGTTCACCCGTAAGCCAATGAGCTTTGACACAGGTGTACCTGAAGAATTTAACAGACTTTTTCGAAGGTTGAATATTTATACTGTTAAATCTTAA
- a CDS encoding PQQ-binding-like beta-propeller repeat protein: MKKFMKILLAIAGIIILAVIVLVVMYWDTIGIMLGNRKVQPHTEVVRDIATSPVQPITKGEADWISWRNISGDNRSYVSGIKTDWSNGLRKVWEIDYLCDGEDSATWSAPIVQGNRLVVCGRDGKNDVVYCLNPEDGGLIWKQSYQAETSNEYGMGFRATPWIDDDRVYTYGRGGDLACWNLLNGEKIWHKNVHDAGGEEPTWGLSSSPLVTASLVIVSGGGAARTIAYNKMTGDIIWKAGQGLAGYAAITMMEIDGEPVVLSFHGKGLAAITINDGKVLWDIEWQTSYDVNATTPVIKDNLVFITSGYKTGCELLRVTRSGAEVVWKNKEFASHHSDPFIIGDHIYGYSGDSMQNKGHFKCLELETGAEKWSTKEMGWGTCIAVEDYLLCKDVKGSLYLMRPDPEKFVKVAELPKIWGKVSGATWTKPILANGRLYLRFKQGLICLDIKLVS; the protein is encoded by the coding sequence ATGAAGAAATTTATGAAAATTTTGCTGGCAATTGCTGGTATCATTATTTTGGCTGTTATTGTACTCGTAGTCATGTACTGGGACACAATAGGAATCATGCTTGGAAATAGAAAGGTTCAACCCCATACAGAGGTGGTTCGTGACATTGCAACTTCACCTGTTCAGCCGATTACAAAAGGAGAGGCAGACTGGATCAGTTGGCGCAATATCAGTGGTGATAACAGGAGCTATGTTTCAGGTATAAAAACAGACTGGTCAAACGGATTAAGGAAGGTCTGGGAGATAGATTACCTGTGTGATGGGGAGGACAGCGCAACATGGTCTGCGCCGATTGTGCAGGGTAACAGGCTTGTAGTCTGCGGACGTGATGGCAAAAATGACGTTGTATACTGTCTTAACCCGGAAGATGGTGGACTTATTTGGAAACAATCATACCAGGCTGAAACATCGAATGAATATGGTATGGGTTTCAGGGCAACCCCCTGGATTGATGATGACCGTGTGTATACCTATGGCAGGGGTGGCGATCTTGCCTGCTGGAATCTTTTAAACGGTGAAAAAATCTGGCATAAAAATGTACATGATGCAGGTGGTGAGGAGCCCACATGGGGGCTTTCATCATCCCCGCTTGTAACCGCTTCCCTTGTGATAGTTAGCGGTGGAGGAGCCGCCCGAACAATAGCATATAACAAGATGACAGGGGATATAATATGGAAGGCCGGGCAGGGTCTGGCAGGGTATGCTGCAATTACCATGATGGAGATTGATGGTGAACCGGTGGTTCTTTCATTTCATGGAAAGGGGCTTGCTGCAATTACCATTAATGATGGAAAGGTACTGTGGGACATTGAATGGCAGACATCATATGATGTTAATGCCACCACACCGGTTATAAAAGACAATCTTGTATTCATCACCTCCGGTTATAAAACCGGCTGTGAACTCTTAAGAGTTACTAGATCAGGTGCAGAGGTGGTGTGGAAAAATAAAGAATTTGCATCACACCATTCAGACCCATTCATTATCGGTGACCATATATATGGTTATTCTGGTGACAGTATGCAGAACAAGGGCCATTTCAAGTGCCTTGAGCTTGAGACCGGTGCAGAAAAATGGAGCACAAAAGAGATGGGGTGGGGGACATGTATTGCCGTTGAGGATTACCTTTTATGTAAAGATGTCAAGGGCAGCCTGTATCTTATGAGGCCTGATCCTGAAAAATTTGTAAAGGTTGCGGAACTGCCAAAGATATGGGGCAAGGTGAGCGGGGCAACATGGACAAAACCCATACTGGCTAACGGCAGGTTATACCTGAGATTCAAACAGGGGTTGATATGCCTTGATATAAAGTTAGTATCATAA
- a CDS encoding DUF748 domain-containing protein: MSTIKTRLKLIKWYQWVLASCLFLYLVYLSLSWFYLPGKLKKTLETDVSTLIGREITAGDIRFNPFKLSLKIENFSVSDSNDGALAAWDNLLVDFGLWKSVFLFGIAFDELSLDNSRINIVKLKTGFNFSNIIEKLSSSGSGKEKEVKKGKRPIAIKLFNTSINKGSFKYIDKSTADPATANLNDISIQVKELYFATGDEHLNPFTINAKDQEGGELLLKGDYRIDPLYMEGSIGAKDINLAGLSKFLENILPLKIGRGTLSFDTNIHIKNDTDFIFKIDKGNLAIKDLGINDPYPDPTMLSAGDIGIQNFTVDITGHKVMVEEVLLDRLALNQWIDKEGKARYEALIPPDKPENTGQEKVSIDTKKEVIPWDILVKQLSLKNSTIDFEDQNEKINTKHTLSGINLDLKDISLAPESRISINLDAILNNNGEINIDGLLSPSPFSMELKYKLDKFLLNPFTKYLEAITWLTIADGNLFADGNVSVKNDGKTSINAAASMGVDNLKIRDLRSNNPLFSFNRLMLDDIKAEVDKRKITVASISLVKPDLAVSLSDKKVINLAGMVKEKEQIESDEPSNAKPVESEPWEFAINKVSLSNGTVLFSDKSVKPEYKTGMYNMALSIDQIGSQATDPSPFSFKAEIDKYAPFTVTGTLDPISRQPGFAFKSTLKGLEMTHLSPYSGVYIGNYLKSGKLSLDLDYALHDRKLKGDNNINAKNLYLGEKLAVEPVVNAPVGLGLALLRDISGVIDLDVNVSGDLDDPGFSVAGIIIKTLVNIIVKAAASPFTLLGSLIPGGGDDMGEILFEPGSSLLNQAGKDNLNKLADALNQRPQLSLSIKGNASRSEDVAALKRGQLKQMIANKRAIEVSALEDELKSQELWEIAENRAALEAINNEMGLSGVKERLEKSTTAEGAEKVQERAQGSETQVNDNTVYKEIHDDILKALTISDDKLISIAEERALAIKQYLVDEVKLSHERVSVIKTSGSDLTGTIISMGIDAM; this comes from the coding sequence ATGAGTACAATAAAAACCCGGTTAAAGCTTATCAAGTGGTATCAATGGGTATTAGCTTCATGTCTGTTTTTATATCTTGTTTACCTCTCCCTCTCCTGGTTTTACCTGCCCGGTAAACTTAAAAAGACACTGGAGACCGATGTCTCAACCCTGATAGGTAGAGAGATAACCGCAGGCGATATCCGTTTCAATCCTTTCAAGCTATCCTTAAAAATAGAGAATTTCTCAGTCTCCGATTCAAATGACGGAGCTCTTGCAGCATGGGATAATCTGCTTGTTGATTTTGGTTTATGGAAGTCTGTTTTTTTATTTGGAATAGCCTTTGACGAACTGTCTCTGGATAACTCACGTATTAATATAGTTAAACTCAAAACAGGTTTCAATTTCAGCAATATAATTGAAAAGCTGTCATCATCTGGTTCTGGCAAAGAGAAAGAAGTAAAAAAAGGTAAAAGACCAATTGCAATTAAATTGTTTAACACATCCATCAATAAAGGATCATTCAAATATATTGATAAAAGCACTGCTGACCCTGCGACAGCAAACCTTAATGATATATCCATCCAGGTGAAAGAATTATATTTTGCCACAGGTGACGAGCATCTGAATCCATTTACCATAAATGCAAAAGATCAGGAAGGAGGAGAGCTGCTGCTTAAGGGCGATTACAGGATAGATCCTCTGTATATGGAAGGAAGTATAGGTGCAAAGGATATTAATCTGGCCGGCCTGAGCAAATTTCTTGAAAATATCCTTCCCCTTAAAATAGGGAGAGGAACGCTTTCATTTGATACAAATATCCATATTAAAAATGATACTGATTTCATTTTTAAAATAGATAAAGGGAACCTTGCAATAAAGGATCTTGGCATTAATGACCCTTATCCTGACCCAACCATGCTGAGCGCAGGGGATATTGGCATTCAAAATTTCACTGTTGATATTACAGGGCATAAGGTAATGGTTGAAGAGGTGCTTCTGGACAGGCTGGCTTTAAATCAGTGGATTGATAAAGAGGGAAAGGCAAGGTATGAGGCACTGATTCCTCCCGATAAACCGGAGAACACAGGACAGGAAAAGGTCTCCATTGATACAAAAAAAGAGGTTATACCATGGGATATATTGGTGAAACAGCTCTCCCTTAAAAACAGCACCATTGATTTTGAAGACCAGAACGAAAAAATAAACACAAAACATACGCTCTCAGGGATCAATCTGGATTTAAAGGATATATCCCTTGCCCCTGAAAGCAGGATTTCAATTAATCTTGATGCCATCCTTAACAATAATGGGGAGATAAATATTGATGGCCTTTTAAGCCCGTCACCCTTTTCAATGGAGCTGAAATATAAGCTTGATAAATTCCTCCTTAACCCCTTCACAAAATATCTTGAAGCAATCACATGGCTCACGATAGCGGATGGAAACCTTTTTGCAGATGGAAATGTGTCAGTTAAAAATGACGGAAAGACCTCAATCAATGCAGCCGCCAGCATGGGCGTGGACAACTTAAAGATCAGGGATCTGCGTTCAAATAATCCTCTCTTCAGTTTTAACAGATTAATGCTTGATGATATAAAAGCAGAGGTTGATAAAAGAAAAATTACAGTTGCATCAATCAGCCTTGTAAAGCCAGACCTTGCTGTCAGTCTCTCTGATAAAAAGGTCATTAACCTTGCAGGCATGGTAAAAGAGAAGGAGCAAATAGAGAGTGATGAGCCCTCAAATGCTAAACCAGTCGAATCAGAGCCGTGGGAGTTTGCAATAAATAAAGTCAGTTTGAGTAATGGCACTGTTCTATTTTCAGATAAAAGTGTTAAACCAGAATACAAGACAGGCATGTATAATATGGCCCTGAGCATAGATCAAATAGGTTCACAGGCAACAGACCCATCACCATTTTCATTCAAGGCTGAAATAGATAAATACGCCCCTTTTACTGTCACAGGCACTCTTGATCCAATAAGCCGTCAACCCGGGTTCGCATTTAAAAGCACACTCAAAGGACTGGAGATGACACACCTCTCACCCTATTCTGGTGTCTATATAGGCAACTATCTTAAAAGCGGAAAACTCTCTCTTGACCTTGATTATGCGCTTCATGACCGTAAATTAAAGGGCGACAACAACATAAACGCAAAAAATCTCTATCTGGGTGAAAAGCTTGCTGTTGAGCCCGTTGTTAATGCGCCTGTGGGTCTTGGACTTGCCCTCCTGCGTGACATATCCGGTGTGATTGATCTTGATGTAAATGTATCTGGAGACCTTGATGACCCTGGCTTCAGTGTTGCAGGCATTATAATAAAGACCCTAGTAAATATAATAGTAAAGGCGGCTGCATCTCCTTTTACACTCCTCGGCTCCCTGATACCGGGCGGAGGCGATGACATGGGGGAGATTTTATTTGAACCGGGCAGTTCTCTCTTGAATCAGGCAGGTAAAGATAACCTCAATAAACTTGCTGATGCGCTCAATCAAAGGCCTCAGCTCTCTCTTTCCATAAAGGGCAATGCCTCAAGGTCTGAGGATGTTGCCGCGCTTAAGAGGGGTCAACTCAAACAGATGATTGCTAACAAGCGGGCCATTGAAGTATCAGCGCTAGAAGATGAGTTGAAATCGCAGGAGTTATGGGAGATCGCAGAAAATCGTGCCGCACTGGAGGCAATAAATAATGAGATGGGCCTGTCAGGTGTTAAAGAAAGATTGGAAAAGAGCACCACGGCGGAGGGAGCTGAAAAGGTACAGGAACGCGCACAGGGATCAGAGACACAGGTTAATGATAATACGGTTTATAAAGAGATCCATGATGATATTTTAAAGGCACTGACGATCAGTGATGATAAATTGATATCCATTGCTGAAGAAAGGGCGCTTGCGATCAAACAGTATCTAGTTGATGAGGTTAAACTGAGTCACGAAAGGGTATCGGTAATCAAGACCAGTGGCAGTGATCTGACCGGGACCATTATCAGCATGGGGATTGATGCCATGTAG
- a CDS encoding glycyl-radical enzyme activating protein, with translation MAITGKVYDIQGFSVQDGPGIRTTVFLKGCPLRCPWCHSPESQEFYTQLSWISMRCIGIDKCGKCLSACPKGAITPGTVIQHMVTKEDIRLIDIDRNLCDNCGACANVCYPDALYMCGTDYTVEELTEKLVRDKPFYDQSGGGVTISGGEALSQPEFTVALLKSLKEKGIHTALDTTGFSSTKNIDAVLPYTDLFLYDLKHMRSDQHKQVIGVPNEIIIENAKRIADAGGKIQVRIPVVPRFNDSEENIRETGEFCKSLGDAVTVIQLLPYHNLGVMKHQRISNNKKVAQAPVPSDEKIQSLKNILEEMGLKVTVH, from the coding sequence GTGGCTATCACCGGCAAGGTATATGACATACAGGGCTTTTCAGTACAGGATGGCCCTGGCATACGCACAACTGTGTTTTTAAAGGGTTGCCCCCTGCGCTGCCCCTGGTGTCACAGCCCTGAATCACAGGAGTTTTATACACAACTGAGCTGGATCTCCATGCGGTGCATTGGCATTGATAAATGCGGGAAATGCTTATCTGCCTGCCCCAAAGGCGCCATAACCCCGGGCACAGTCATACAGCACATGGTAACAAAAGAGGATATAAGGCTTATTGATATAGATAGAAATTTATGTGACAACTGTGGCGCATGCGCTAATGTCTGTTACCCTGACGCACTCTATATGTGCGGTACAGATTATACAGTTGAAGAGCTTACAGAAAAGCTTGTAAGGGATAAGCCCTTTTATGATCAGTCCGGCGGAGGTGTCACCATATCTGGCGGTGAGGCGCTTTCACAGCCTGAATTCACAGTGGCGCTCCTTAAGTCATTAAAAGAAAAGGGAATCCACACTGCACTTGACACAACAGGTTTTTCCAGTACAAAAAATATTGATGCGGTACTGCCATACACTGACCTCTTTCTTTATGACCTTAAGCATATGAGAAGTGACCAGCATAAGCAGGTAATAGGCGTACCAAACGAGATAATCATTGAAAATGCAAAAAGGATTGCAGATGCAGGCGGGAAGATTCAGGTAAGGATACCTGTGGTACCAAGGTTCAATGACTCAGAGGAAAACATACGCGAGACTGGGGAGTTCTGCAAGTCACTTGGTGATGCAGTAACAGTTATACAGTTGTTGCCCTACCATAACCTGGGGGTTATGAAACACCAGAGGATCAGTAATAATAAAAAGGTGGCTCAGGCACCTGTCCCTTCTGACGAAAAGATCCAGTCATTAAAAAATATCCTGGAGGAGATGGGGCTTAAAGTAACAGTTCATTAA
- a CDS encoding U32 family peptidase, giving the protein MKKALELLAPAGTAEIGKAAIDHGADAVYIGAPKFSARAQAGNSIDDITGLVQHAQLFNAKVYVALNTILTDAEIEQALALIGSLYEAGIDGLIIQDVGLLELDLPPVPLIASTQMHNTTFEKVKFLEEVGFKRVILARELSLNEIRAIRDSTKVELEVFVHGALCVSYSGQCYMSQYAFGRSGNRGVCAQPCRHQYTLTDGNNKMVIRDKYLLSLKDMNRVKAIGDLVAAGVTSFKIEGRYKEIEYVKNITALYRENIDEFIAQNPEYCMASSGTCAFGFKPDPFKSFNRGFTDYFIDGVREKMGTPDSPKSMGEFIGTVDKCERDCFNIKGHDLINGDGLCFFTSDHDLTGCRVDRVEGERVFPNSMADITEGTATYRNLDIDFTRTLKGSTQCRTIAVDMDFKQDETGIRLKVVDEDGITVETSEAFPFEPAQKTERARSTIEAQLIKTKGTPYRVKSISISPGQPGFMPLSIINDIRRRVIEKLTIARFEHFISKGEEVVPKDVSSPEKELDYRANILNTRAMAFYERHGVKVTEMALESDDEIRKNYKTGRVVMTTKYCLRYELDACLKSKEGKRKGLVEPLRISDRQHTYRLEFDCMNCRMMIIVEGEVFAASGESDKR; this is encoded by the coding sequence GTGAAAAAAGCCCTTGAACTGCTTGCGCCTGCCGGTACCGCTGAAATAGGTAAGGCAGCCATTGACCACGGCGCTGATGCGGTTTATATCGGTGCACCAAAATTCAGCGCTAGGGCACAGGCAGGTAACAGCATTGATGATATTACCGGGCTGGTTCAGCATGCCCAACTGTTTAATGCAAAGGTCTATGTTGCACTGAATACAATCCTGACAGATGCTGAGATAGAGCAGGCTTTGGCACTGATTGGGTCACTCTATGAAGCAGGTATTGACGGCCTGATCATTCAGGATGTGGGGCTGCTTGAACTTGATCTTCCGCCTGTTCCACTGATCGCAAGTACCCAGATGCACAATACCACGTTTGAAAAGGTGAAATTTCTTGAAGAGGTAGGTTTCAAAAGGGTGATACTTGCAAGGGAGCTTTCATTAAATGAGATCAGGGCAATCAGAGACAGCACAAAGGTAGAGCTGGAGGTATTTGTTCATGGCGCTCTCTGTGTGTCATACAGCGGCCAGTGTTACATGAGCCAGTATGCATTCGGGCGAAGCGGAAATCGCGGTGTATGCGCACAGCCATGCCGCCACCAGTATACCCTCACTGATGGTAATAACAAAATGGTTATCAGGGATAAATACCTGCTCTCCCTTAAAGACATGAATCGTGTAAAGGCAATAGGTGATCTTGTTGCCGCAGGTGTAACCTCATTCAAGATAGAGGGCAGGTACAAAGAGATAGAGTATGTAAAGAATATCACGGCCCTGTACAGAGAGAATATTGATGAGTTTATTGCCCAAAATCCAGAATATTGTATGGCCAGCAGCGGCACATGCGCCTTTGGCTTTAAACCTGATCCTTTTAAAAGTTTTAACCGTGGGTTTACAGATTATTTTATTGATGGTGTACGTGAAAAGATGGGAACCCCTGATTCACCAAAATCCATGGGTGAGTTTATAGGCACAGTGGATAAGTGTGAAAGGGATTGTTTTAATATAAAAGGTCATGACCTTATAAATGGAGACGGCCTCTGCTTTTTCACCAGTGACCATGATCTGACCGGATGCAGGGTAGACAGGGTTGAAGGGGAGAGGGTTTTTCCAAACAGCATGGCCGATATTACTGAGGGTACTGCAACCTACAGGAATCTGGATATTGATTTTACCCGTACCTTAAAAGGTTCAACTCAATGCAGAACAATAGCGGTTGACATGGATTTTAAACAGGATGAAACAGGCATAAGGCTAAAGGTGGTAGACGAGGATGGTATAACTGTTGAGACCAGTGAGGCCTTTCCATTTGAGCCAGCACAAAAAACGGAACGTGCCCGTTCCACTATTGAGGCCCAGCTTATAAAGACAAAGGGTACCCCTTACAGGGTTAAATCAATATCTATCAGTCCTGGCCAGCCTGGTTTTATGCCCCTGAGTATTATTAATGATATCAGGCGGAGGGTCATTGAAAAATTAACCATTGCTCGTTTTGAACACTTTATAAGCAAAGGTGAAGAGGTCGTTCCAAAGGATGTATCATCCCCTGAAAAGGAACTTGACTACAGGGCCAATATCCTCAATACAAGGGCAATGGCATTTTATGAGCGTCACGGGGTAAAAGTAACAGAGATGGCCCTTGAGTCGGATGATGAGATCAGAAAAAATTATAAGACAGGCAGGGTAGTTATGACCACAAAGTACTGTTTAAGGTATGAACTTGATGCCTGCCTCAAATCAAAAGAGGGTAAGAGAAAAGGACTGGTTGAGCCATTGCGGATAAGCGACAGGCAGCATACCTACCGGCTTGAATTTGACTGCATGAATTGCCGGATGATGATTATTGTTGAAGGTGAGGTATTCGCAGCATCGGGCGAGAGTGACAAGAGATGA
- a CDS encoding AbrB/MazE/SpoVT family DNA-binding domain-containing protein, producing the protein MLTKLTAKNQITIPKDVISSLPGVQYFDVSYSEGNVILKPVKVYDTDIDGIRSKMKQLGISEKTVEEAVIWARKK; encoded by the coding sequence ATGCTTACAAAGCTTACGGCAAAAAACCAGATCACTATACCCAAGGATGTTATATCAAGTCTTCCGGGTGTACAGTATTTTGATGTGAGTTATAGTGAAGGAAATGTCATACTTAAACCTGTCAAGGTTTATGATACAGACATTGACGGGATCAGATCAAAAATGAAGCAGCTTGGTATCTCAGAAAAAACTGTAGAAGAAGCGGTAATCTGGGCCAGGAAGAAATGA
- a CDS encoding putative toxin-antitoxin system toxin component, PIN family, giving the protein MIKVVIDTNVLVSALLFDGTPGKLVTLWKEKYILPLCSKEIMDEYLKVLAYPKFKLTNVEIEYLITVEILPWFQPVTVRKGKPFIKNDPQDDFFIWCAVEGDAYAIISGDNHLLSMKEPPVTVLTINDFLKFISNERGK; this is encoded by the coding sequence ATGATAAAGGTTGTTATCGATACAAATGTCCTTGTTTCAGCCCTTCTTTTTGATGGGACACCAGGTAAACTTGTCACACTCTGGAAAGAGAAATATATACTGCCCTTATGCTCAAAAGAAATTATGGATGAATATTTAAAGGTTCTTGCCTATCCTAAATTTAAACTCACTAATGTAGAAATAGAATATCTTATTACAGTTGAGATTTTGCCTTGGTTTCAACCTGTTACTGTCCGGAAAGGAAAGCCCTTTATTAAGAATGACCCGCAGGATGATTTTTTTATTTGGTGTGCTGTTGAAGGAGACGCGTATGCAATTATTTCAGGAGATAATCATTTATTAAGTATGAAAGAACCGCCAGTAACTGTTTTAACCATAAACGATTTTTTAAAATTTATAAGTAATGAAAGAGGGAAATAG
- a CDS encoding zinc-ribbon domain-containing protein has protein sequence MINKINNYNHIDVMHPQGLLKKANQTKNNSTINNHAIYDKVTITGKAKEKVTYSRPKAAAPVFESQIGVISTCTQCGTSIKSLAAFCPHCGTKIT, from the coding sequence ATGATTAACAAAATAAATAATTATAATCACATCGATGTCATGCATCCTCAGGGCCTTCTGAAAAAAGCAAATCAAACAAAAAATAACAGCACCATTAATAACCACGCCATTTATGATAAAGTTACGATAACAGGAAAAGCCAAGGAAAAAGTAACCTATAGCAGACCAAAAGCCGCAGCGCCTGTCTTTGAATCTCAAATCGGTGTAATAAGTACCTGCACTCAATGCGGCACCTCAATAAAATCTCTTGCCGCTTTCTGCCCTCACTGCGGAACAAAAATAACATAA
- a CDS encoding substrate-binding domain-containing protein, whose translation MTESHNKQAGRNADAESRKTKHRQVFEYVLADIESGRLKEGDRLPSEAELVIQFGASRPTVARALHDLQNMGLVERKVGSGTYVHKTHEQVRSWRFGLLIPGLGTTEIFEPICGQIARLAQKNHHTLLWGDFGEKQGNPDPLLIEQVCESYIRQSVAGVFFAPLELSEDKDRINRSVISSMKSAGIPIVLLDRDIVPFPQRSGLDLVGIDNRLAGFLITNHLISLGCKRIDFLARPGSAPTVSLRISGYREALINSGVIPSNEWVHSGDPADHNFIKGVIKDGATAIVCANDLTAANLMKTLDALDYAVPQKIRVAGFDDVRYAELLSPALTTIHQPCTDIGTIAMQVMLERIENPMLPPRDILVNPALIIRKSCGA comes from the coding sequence ATGACTGAAAGCCATAATAAACAAGCCGGAAGAAATGCGGATGCAGAATCCCGCAAGACCAAGCATCGTCAGGTTTTTGAATATGTGCTGGCCGATATTGAGTCCGGGAGGCTCAAAGAGGGTGACCGCCTTCCATCAGAGGCAGAACTGGTAATTCAGTTCGGGGCATCGCGCCCTACTGTCGCCCGTGCGTTGCATGACCTGCAGAATATGGGGCTTGTTGAGCGGAAGGTCGGATCAGGCACCTATGTACACAAAACTCATGAGCAGGTTAGATCATGGCGTTTCGGACTATTGATACCCGGCCTTGGCACCACTGAGATATTTGAACCTATCTGTGGCCAGATTGCGCGTCTTGCACAGAAAAATCATCATACACTTCTATGGGGCGATTTTGGTGAAAAACAGGGTAACCCTGATCCTTTGCTGATTGAACAGGTATGTGAAAGCTATATAAGACAGTCGGTTGCGGGTGTATTCTTTGCTCCCTTGGAATTGAGTGAAGATAAAGATCGGATTAACCGGTCTGTCATATCCTCCATGAAATCGGCAGGCATACCCATTGTTCTGCTTGACCGTGATATAGTGCCTTTTCCACAAAGGAGCGGCCTTGACTTGGTGGGTATTGATAATCGTCTTGCAGGGTTTCTTATTACAAATCACCTTATCAGTCTGGGATGCAAAAGGATCGACTTTCTTGCAAGACCAGGCTCTGCGCCTACTGTGAGCCTGCGTATATCTGGATATCGTGAGGCGCTTATCAACAGCGGAGTAATACCCTCAAACGAATGGGTTCACAGCGGTGATCCTGCAGATCATAATTTTATTAAGGGTGTTATCAAGGATGGTGCAACAGCAATTGTGTGTGCAAATGACCTTACCGCCGCAAACCTGATGAAAACGCTTGATGCGCTTGATTATGCTGTACCGCAAAAAATCCGAGTGGCAGGCTTTGATGATGTGAGGTATGCGGAGTTGCTGAGCCCAGCCCTTACCACCATTCACCAGCCATGCACGGATATAGGAACCATTGCCATGCAGGTGATGCTTGAACGTATAGAAAATCCCATGCTTCCCCCACGTGATATACTGGTTAACCCTGCTCTTATTATAAGAAAATCATGTGGTGCTTAA